The proteins below come from a single Burkholderia contaminans genomic window:
- the shiA gene encoding shikimate transporter — protein MTPTFDTLDAASVRIRSQARKAAIGSFVGAVVDWYDFLLYGIVAALVFNSEFFPKVSPTMGTLAAFATFGVGFLFRPLGGIVFGHYGDRLGRKRMLVLTVMLMGLSTVAIGLLPAFSTIGWWAPVLLVLMRAIQGFAVGGEWGGAALMAVESAPKQKKAFYSSGVQVGYGVGLVLATGIVSILSHTLGEAAFKSWGWRLPFVFSIVLVLIGMWVRKNMDESQEFVEKVEHGNRKLRLPVLEALTRHPKAFLLIIALRLAELFTMYIVTAFALSYSTTNLGMSRDLFLNIGLLVGAVSCVTIPCFAWLADRYGLRRIYLIGALIGLASAVPFFVALEARSVAWIVIFSILLANAAHDMVVSVQQPLFTELFGAEYRYSGAGVGYQFASVVGGGFTPFIAVGLVSVAGGSWHLVAGYLAVGCLISLVVAARMRAAH, from the coding sequence ATGACCCCAACCTTCGACACCCTCGACGCCGCCAGTGTCCGCATACGCAGCCAGGCCCGCAAGGCCGCGATCGGCAGCTTCGTCGGCGCCGTCGTCGACTGGTACGACTTCCTGCTGTACGGGATCGTCGCCGCGCTGGTATTCAATTCCGAGTTCTTCCCGAAAGTCAGCCCCACGATGGGCACGCTCGCGGCATTCGCCACCTTCGGCGTCGGCTTCCTGTTCCGGCCGCTCGGCGGCATCGTGTTCGGCCACTACGGCGACCGGCTCGGCCGCAAGCGGATGCTGGTGCTGACCGTGATGCTGATGGGGCTGTCGACGGTCGCGATCGGCCTGCTGCCGGCGTTCTCGACGATCGGCTGGTGGGCGCCCGTGCTGCTGGTGCTGATGCGCGCGATCCAGGGTTTCGCGGTCGGCGGCGAATGGGGCGGCGCGGCACTGATGGCCGTCGAAAGCGCGCCGAAGCAGAAGAAGGCGTTCTACAGCAGCGGCGTGCAGGTCGGCTACGGCGTCGGCCTCGTGCTGGCCACGGGCATCGTGTCGATCCTGAGCCACACGCTCGGCGAGGCCGCATTCAAGTCGTGGGGCTGGCGCCTGCCGTTCGTGTTCAGCATCGTGCTCGTGCTGATCGGGATGTGGGTGCGCAAGAACATGGACGAATCGCAGGAGTTCGTCGAGAAGGTCGAGCACGGCAACCGCAAGCTGCGCCTGCCGGTGCTCGAAGCGCTCACGCGTCATCCGAAGGCATTCCTGCTGATCATCGCGCTGCGTCTCGCCGAACTGTTCACGATGTATATCGTCACCGCGTTCGCGCTCAGCTATTCGACGACGAACCTCGGCATGTCGCGCGACCTGTTCCTGAACATCGGCCTGCTGGTGGGCGCGGTGAGCTGCGTGACGATCCCGTGTTTCGCGTGGCTGGCCGACCGCTACGGCCTGCGCCGCATCTACCTGATCGGCGCGCTGATCGGCCTGGCGTCCGCGGTCCCGTTCTTCGTCGCGCTGGAAGCGCGGTCGGTCGCGTGGATCGTGATCTTCTCGATCCTGCTCGCGAACGCCGCGCACGACATGGTCGTGAGCGTTCAGCAGCCGCTGTTCACCGAGCTGTTCGGCGCCGAGTACCGCTATAGCGGCGCGGGCGTCGGCTACCAGTTCGCGAGCGTGGTCGGCGGCGGGTTCACGCCGTTCATCGCGGTCGGCCTCGTCAGCGTGGCCGGCGGCTCGTGGCACCTCGTCGCCGGTTATCTCGCGGTGGGCTGCCTGATCTCGCTGGTGGTCGCCGCGCGGATGCGGGCGGCGCATTAA
- a CDS encoding 4-hydroxyphenylpyruvate dioxygenase family protein — MPGNSHPLSSDTPPVADPAANPLGMAGLEFVEFAAPVPEALAQRFEQLGFKAIARHVSKNVTLYRQGQMHFLINAEPDSFAARYAEEYGMGVCAIGLRVASARRAFERAIELGAWAFEGEKVGVGELKIPAIQGIGDSHLYFVDRWRGRDGQRGGVGDISIFDIDFRPIDIATAHTDLDCVGVGLQQVDHFTQTVGAGRMQEWLDFYHDLLHFREIHEIDAHWHVSEESRVMVSPCGAVRIPVYEEGTRRTQLMHAYLPDHPGEGVQHVALSTDDILSCVDALRANGVEFIEPPARYYDDVDARLPGHGVDLDSLRRRAVLVDGEIGSDGVPRLFFQTFVKRRPGEIFFEIVQRKGHHGFGEGNLAALARARDAG, encoded by the coding sequence ATGCCCGGCAATTCCCACCCCCTGTCCAGCGATACGCCGCCCGTTGCCGATCCGGCTGCCAATCCGCTCGGGATGGCCGGCCTCGAATTCGTCGAATTCGCGGCGCCCGTGCCGGAAGCGCTCGCGCAGCGCTTCGAGCAGCTCGGGTTCAAGGCGATCGCGCGGCACGTCAGCAAGAACGTCACGCTGTACCGGCAAGGGCAGATGCACTTCCTGATCAACGCCGAGCCCGATTCGTTCGCCGCCCGCTACGCGGAGGAATACGGGATGGGCGTGTGCGCGATCGGGCTGCGCGTGGCCAGCGCCCGGCGCGCGTTCGAGCGGGCGATCGAGCTCGGCGCGTGGGCGTTCGAGGGCGAGAAGGTTGGCGTCGGCGAGCTGAAGATTCCGGCGATCCAGGGCATCGGCGATTCGCACCTCTATTTCGTCGACCGCTGGCGCGGGCGAGACGGCCAGCGCGGCGGCGTCGGCGATATTTCGATCTTCGACATCGATTTCCGGCCGATCGACATCGCAACCGCGCATACCGATCTCGACTGCGTGGGCGTCGGGCTGCAGCAGGTCGATCATTTCACGCAGACCGTCGGCGCGGGGCGCATGCAGGAGTGGCTGGATTTCTACCACGACCTGCTGCATTTTCGCGAGATCCACGAAATCGACGCGCACTGGCATGTGTCCGAGGAATCGCGTGTGATGGTGTCGCCGTGCGGCGCGGTGCGGATTCCGGTCTATGAGGAAGGCACGCGGCGCACCCAGCTGATGCACGCGTATCTGCCCGACCATCCGGGCGAGGGCGTGCAGCACGTCGCGCTCTCCACCGACGACATCCTGTCCTGCGTCGATGCGCTGCGTGCGAACGGCGTTGAATTCATCGAGCCGCCGGCCCGCTATTACGACGACGTCGACGCACGCCTGCCGGGGCACGGTGTCGATCTGGATTCGCTGCGCCGGCGCGCGGTGCTGGTCGACGGCGAGATCGGCAGCGACGGCGTGCCGCGCCTGTTCTTCCAGACCTTCGTCAAGCGCCGGCCCGGTGAGATCTTCTTCGAAATCGTGCAGCGCAAGGGGCACCACGGGTTCGGCGAAGGGAATCTCGCGGCGCTCGCCCGCGCACGCGACGCCGGCTGA